In Paracoccus methylovorus, a genomic segment contains:
- a CDS encoding capsule biosynthesis protein, whose amino-acid sequence MTATASLPAAKRVFLLLQGPHGPFFDGVGRLLRDTGAQVWRVGFNAGDEFFWSDKACFIRHGSGPEDWPEHLERIIVEKGVTDIMLYGDVRPIHAAAREAAQRHDLVLHVFEEGYLRPFWITYERGGSNGHSALTHIPLREMRNALHDRIAEMNRPPARWGDMRQHKFYGALYHFLVLAANRRYPGYRTHRQIGVFQEFQLNLRRFLLTPFDMFARMREARAVRRGGFPYVLVLMQLEHDSNFVAHSPYCRMSEFTDEVLTAFARSAPAHHRIVFKAHPLEDGRGGIRHAIIAKARELGIEHRVHFVRGGKLAGLLNQARATVTVNSTAAQQALWRGLPVKAMGHAVFDKPGLVSDQSLDEFLRDPRPPHAPAYRRYRDFLLESSQVPGGFYAARSRAHALRIVVDMVLASEDPYQALFAGRGKYRQQMGVNDD is encoded by the coding sequence GTGACTGCCACGGCCTCGCTGCCCGCGGCGAAGCGGGTTTTTCTGTTGCTGCAAGGTCCGCATGGCCCGTTCTTCGACGGGGTCGGCCGACTTTTGCGCGATACCGGGGCGCAGGTCTGGCGGGTAGGCTTCAATGCGGGCGACGAATTCTTCTGGTCCGACAAGGCCTGCTTCATCCGCCATGGCAGCGGCCCCGAGGATTGGCCCGAGCATCTGGAGCGTATCATCGTCGAAAAAGGCGTGACCGACATCATGCTTTACGGCGATGTGCGCCCGATCCATGCCGCCGCACGCGAGGCGGCGCAGCGTCACGATCTGGTGCTGCATGTCTTCGAGGAAGGCTATCTGCGTCCGTTCTGGATCACTTACGAGCGCGGCGGCTCGAACGGGCACTCGGCCCTGACGCATATCCCGCTGCGAGAGATGCGCAATGCGCTGCACGACCGTATCGCCGAGATGAACCGCCCCCCTGCGCGCTGGGGCGACATGCGGCAGCACAAATTCTATGGCGCGCTTTATCATTTTCTGGTGCTGGCGGCGAACCGGCGTTATCCGGGCTATCGCACGCATCGCCAGATCGGCGTGTTCCAAGAGTTCCAGCTGAACCTGCGCCGCTTTCTGCTGACGCCCTTTGACATGTTTGCCCGCATGCGCGAGGCGCGCGCGGTGCGTCGCGGCGGCTTTCCCTATGTTCTGGTGCTGATGCAGCTTGAACATGATTCGAATTTTGTCGCCCATTCGCCATACTGCCGCATGTCGGAATTCACCGATGAGGTGCTGACGGCCTTTGCCCGCTCGGCGCCTGCCCACCACCGCATCGTCTTCAAGGCCCATCCGCTTGAGGACGGGCGCGGCGGTATTCGTCACGCCATCATCGCCAAGGCCCGCGAACTGGGGATCGAGCATCGGGTGCATTTCGTGCGCGGCGGCAAGCTGGCAGGGCTGCTGAATCAGGCCCGCGCGACGGTGACGGTCAACTCTACCGCCGCACAACAGGCGCTGTGGCGCGGCCTGCCGGTCAAGGCCATGGGACATGCGGTTTTTGACAAACCCGGCCTTGTATCTGACCAAAGCCTTGACGAATTCCTGCGCGATCCCCGTCCGCCCCACGCCCCGGCCTATCGCCGCTATCGCGATTTCCTGTTGGAAAGCAGTCAGGTGCCGGGGGGATTTTATGCCGCACGCTCGCGCGCCCACGCACTGCGCATCGTGGTGGACATGGTTCTGGCGTCCGAGGATCCTTATCAGGCGCTTTTTGCCGGGCGTGGTAAATATCGGCAACAGATGGGCGTCAACGACGATTAA
- the nusB gene encoding transcription antitermination factor NusB yields the protein MSGSGDKSGRSGDRQARQARAAAARLYAVQALFQMEAAGVSADRVQREFLNWRIGREDEDDDIVSDEADQALFTRIVDDAVTWQSKIDQMTDRALVAKWPINRIDPVLRSVFRAAGAELMTPKTPPKVVITEYVRLAQTFFAEGRESKFVNAVLDHMAREARPEAF from the coding sequence ATGAGTGGCTCGGGCGATAAATCGGGCCGCTCCGGCGACCGTCAGGCGCGGCAGGCCCGCGCAGCGGCCGCGCGGCTTTATGCAGTGCAGGCGCTGTTTCAGATGGAGGCGGCAGGCGTGTCGGCCGACCGTGTGCAGCGCGAATTCCTGAACTGGCGCATCGGCCGCGAGGACGAGGACGACGATATCGTATCGGACGAGGCGGATCAGGCGCTGTTCACCCGCATCGTGGACGATGCCGTCACCTGGCAGTCGAAGATCGACCAGATGACCGACCGTGCGCTGGTGGCGAAGTGGCCGATCAACCGTATCGACCCGGTGCTGCGCTCGGTCTTTCGTGCGGCGGGGGCGGAGCTGATGACGCCAAAGACACCGCCCAAGGTGGTTATCACCGAATATGTCCGGCTGGCGCAGACCTTCTTTGCCGAGGGGCGCGAGTCGAAATTCGTCAATGCGGTGCTGGACCACATGGCGCGCGAGGCGCGGCCGGAAGCGTTCTGA
- the ribB gene encoding 3,4-dihydroxy-2-butanone-4-phosphate synthase, with translation MNYDKPGPVERDWSEAISPTEEIINEARNGRMFILVDHEDRENEGDLVIPAQMATPEAVNFMATHGRGLICLAMPGTRIDALGLQLMSPKNSSRHETAFTMSIEAREGVTTGISAHDRAHTVAVAIDPSKGAADIATPGHVFPLRARDGGVLVRAGHTEAAVDLARLAGLNPSGVICEIMNEDGSMARLPDLVAFAQRHGLKIGTISDLIAYRRRHDNLIAERAQRAVHSTFGGEWMMRIFADETTGAEHMVLTKGDLTAPGPVLVRMHVLDPLHDVLGIGRQNAGTLGAAMDLIAQEGRGVVVLFRDLESRLPRQDEVSSHVLRQYGLGAQILSALGLSELVVLTNSAPLRAVGLDAYGLSIHSTRSIPKE, from the coding sequence ATGAACTATGACAAGCCGGGACCCGTCGAGCGCGACTGGTCCGAAGCGATCTCTCCGACCGAGGAGATCATCAACGAGGCCCGCAACGGTCGTATGTTCATTCTCGTCGACCACGAAGACCGCGAGAACGAAGGCGATCTGGTTATTCCCGCCCAGATGGCGACGCCCGAGGCAGTCAATTTCATGGCGACTCATGGCCGCGGCCTGATCTGTCTGGCGATGCCCGGCACGCGCATCGACGCGCTTGGCCTGCAATTGATGAGCCCCAAGAACTCCAGCCGGCACGAGACCGCATTCACCATGTCGATCGAGGCGCGCGAGGGCGTGACCACCGGCATCTCGGCCCATGACCGCGCCCATACCGTCGCGGTGGCCATCGACCCCAGCAAGGGTGCGGCCGATATCGCCACGCCCGGCCATGTCTTTCCTTTGCGTGCCCGCGATGGCGGCGTGCTGGTGCGTGCCGGCCATACCGAGGCGGCGGTCGATCTGGCGCGGCTGGCCGGGCTGAACCCCTCGGGCGTGATCTGTGAGATCATGAACGAGGACGGCTCGATGGCCCGGCTGCCGGATCTGGTCGCCTTTGCACAACGTCACGGGCTGAAGATCGGCACCATCAGCGACCTGATCGCCTATCGTCGCCGCCATGACAATCTGATCGCCGAGCGCGCCCAGCGTGCAGTGCACTCGACTTTTGGCGGCGAATGGATGATGCGCATCTTTGCCGACGAAACCACGGGCGCCGAGCATATGGTGCTGACCAAGGGCGACCTGACCGCCCCCGGCCCGGTTCTGGTGCGCATGCATGTGCTGGACCCGCTGCATGACGTACTGGGCATCGGTCGCCAGAACGCCGGCACGCTTGGCGCCGCCATGGACCTGATCGCTCAGGAAGGCAGGGGCGTCGTCGTGCTGTTCCGCGATCTCGAGTCGCGGCTGCCGCGTCAGGACGAGGTCTCTTCGCATGTGTTGCGGCAATACGGGCTGGGCGCGCAGATCCTGTCGGCGCTTGGCCTGTCGGAACTGGTGGTTCTGACCAATTCCGCGCCGCTCAGGGCGGTCGGGCTTGACGCCTACGGGCTTTCGATCCATTCCACGCGTTCGATTCCCAAAGAGTGA
- a CDS encoding riboflavin synthase: MFTGIITDIGEVSRVEMRGDMRARISCHYEMAGVDLGASIACDGICLTVVEKGADWFDVDISAETLSKTNIGANGWAPGKRLNLERALRVGDELGGHIVSGHVDGVAVIEEMHDEGDSTRITLRAPDALARFIASKGSVALNGTSLTVNEVQGSRFGVNLIPHTQAVTIWGEAQPGDQVNLEIDTLARYVARLAEAG; the protein is encoded by the coding sequence ATGTTTACCGGCATCATCACCGATATCGGCGAGGTTTCCCGGGTCGAGATGCGCGGCGACATGCGGGCGCGGATTTCCTGCCATTACGAGATGGCGGGGGTCGATCTGGGTGCCTCGATCGCCTGCGACGGCATCTGCCTGACCGTGGTCGAGAAAGGGGCGGACTGGTTCGACGTCGATATCTCGGCCGAGACCCTCTCCAAGACCAATATCGGCGCCAATGGCTGGGCGCCGGGCAAGCGGCTGAACCTTGAACGCGCGCTGCGCGTCGGGGACGAGTTGGGCGGGCATATCGTTTCGGGTCATGTCGATGGCGTCGCCGTCATCGAAGAGATGCATGACGAGGGCGACAGCACTCGTATCACCCTGCGCGCCCCCGATGCGCTGGCCCGTTTTATCGCATCCAAGGGGTCGGTGGCGCTGAACGGCACCTCGCTGACCGTCAACGAGGTGCAGGGCAGCCGTTTCGGCGTGAACCTGATTCCGCATACGCAGGCCGTGACCATCTGGGGCGAGGCTCAGCCGGGCGATCAGGTCAATTTGGAAATCGACACGCTGGCGCGCTATGTCGCGCGGCTGGCCGAGGCGGGGTGA
- a CDS encoding polysaccharide biosynthesis/export family protein — protein MTQAAFSPLRTGTAPVRARRIAARLGRAMILGGMLLVSACGLPRSGPTKGQILSSSVERGGTTHIVNVDDRVNRAANYTPAYGFSADFRAASAVAADDIRPGDVLGLSIWENVDDGLLASMGSSSTQLSELQVDSQGYIFVPYAGRVLAAGNSPEELRRIITQKLETQTPDPQVMVTRVAGDGATVSVMGKVNSQGVFPIERPTRTLSAMLSRAGGVSIEPEIAVVTVKRGNSSGKVWLRDLYSNARNDIALRPGDVILVEEDERSFTALGALGGQTKVPLGNDQINAIEAVAMVGGLSTTLADPKGVFVLRDEPQSVARAVLGRQDIYGNQRVAYILDLTKPDGMFLARDFVIRDSDTVYVTEAPFVQWSKTLRSMLSPATEIASVNNSFD, from the coding sequence TTGACGCAAGCAGCTTTTTCACCCCTTCGAACCGGGACGGCACCGGTTCGCGCGCGCCGTATCGCCGCCCGGCTGGGGCGGGCCATGATTCTGGGGGGGATGCTTCTGGTGTCGGCCTGCGGGCTGCCGCGCTCGGGTCCCACCAAGGGGCAGATCCTTTCCAGCTCGGTCGAAAGGGGCGGCACCACTCATATCGTGAATGTCGACGACCGGGTGAACCGCGCCGCGAACTATACTCCGGCCTACGGTTTCTCGGCAGATTTCCGCGCCGCCAGCGCGGTTGCCGCCGATGATATCCGCCCCGGCGACGTGCTGGGCCTGTCGATCTGGGAAAACGTCGATGACGGCCTTCTGGCCTCGATGGGGTCAAGCTCGACCCAATTGTCGGAACTGCAGGTGGACAGCCAGGGCTATATCTTCGTGCCCTATGCCGGCCGGGTTCTGGCCGCAGGCAACAGCCCCGAGGAGCTGCGCCGCATCATTACGCAAAAACTGGAAACCCAGACCCCCGACCCGCAGGTCATGGTGACCCGTGTGGCCGGCGATGGCGCAACCGTTTCGGTCATGGGCAAGGTCAACTCGCAAGGCGTCTTCCCGATCGAACGCCCGACTCGCACCCTTTCGGCAATGCTGTCGCGGGCCGGCGGCGTTTCCATCGAGCCCGAGATTGCGGTGGTCACCGTCAAGCGCGGTAACTCCAGCGGCAAGGTCTGGCTGCGTGACCTGTATTCCAATGCCCGCAACGACATTGCGCTGCGCCCCGGCGACGTCATTCTCGTCGAAGAGGATGAACGCAGCTTTACCGCGCTTGGCGCGCTTGGCGGCCAGACAAAGGTGCCGTTGGGCAACGACCAGATCAACGCGATCGAGGCAGTGGCGATGGTCGGTGGTCTCAGCACCACGCTGGCCGATCCCAAGGGTGTGTTCGTCCTGCGCGACGAGCCGCAAAGCGTGGCGCGCGCCGTGCTGGGCCGTCAGGACATCTATGGCAACCAGCGTGTCGCCTATATCCTGGACCTGACCAAGCCCGACGGCATGTTCCTGGCGCGAGATTTCGTCATTCGCGACAGCGATACCGTCTATGTGACCGAGGCGCCCTTCGTCCAATGGAGCAAGACGCTGCGGTCGATGCTGTCCCCCGCCACCGAAATCGCTTCGGTGAACAACTCCTTCGACTAA
- a CDS encoding 6,7-dimethyl-8-ribityllumazine synthase produces the protein MAASIEHDQLPLPRIEGSLRLLIVVAPYYRQIADGLIAGARAVAEGAGAAVDLVEVPGALEIPTAIALAASRNLYDGYVALGCIVRGETTHYDTVCNDSSRGLMLLGLQGHCIGNGILTVENMPQAEVRADPLGQNKGGGAAAAALHLIALKRGWETQTSRDKAAVPKDVIRLAGEIDGPGSA, from the coding sequence ATGGCTGCCAGCATCGAACATGACCAACTGCCGCTGCCCCGGATCGAGGGCAGCCTGCGCCTGCTGATCGTGGTCGCGCCTTATTACCGTCAGATCGCCGACGGGCTGATCGCCGGCGCGCGCGCCGTGGCCGAAGGCGCCGGCGCCGCTGTCGATCTGGTCGAGGTGCCCGGTGCTCTGGAAATCCCCACCGCTATCGCGCTGGCCGCCAGCCGCAATCTTTACGACGGCTATGTCGCGCTGGGTTGCATCGTCCGGGGCGAGACGACCCATTACGACACCGTCTGCAACGACAGCTCACGCGGGCTGATGCTGCTGGGCCTGCAGGGGCATTGCATCGGCAACGGCATCCTGACCGTCGAGAACATGCCCCAGGCCGAGGTGCGCGCCGATCCTCTGGGTCAGAACAAGGGCGGCGGCGCTGCTGCCGCGGCATTGCATCTGATCGCGCTCAAACGGGGGTGGGAGACGCAGACGTCGCGTGACAAGGCGGCGGTGCCCAAGGACGTGATCCGGCTGGCGGGCGAAATCGACGGGCCGGGCAGCGCATGA